Part of the Pedobacter roseus genome is shown below.
GTATATTAATGATAAAACGAAATTGGTATGGATTGAAACACCAACCAATCCAACCATGCAGATTATCGATATTGAAGGGGTAGCAAAAATCACCAAAGAGAAAAATTTAATCCTTACGGTTGATAATACTTTTGCATCGCCATACCTGCAAAATCCGATCGATTTAGGGGCTGATATTGTAATGCATTCAGTAACCAAATATATTGGCGGTCACTCTGATGTGGTAATGGGCGCTTTGGTAACCAATGATGAGCAGTTGTATAAAGACCTTTGGTTTATTTACAATGCCTGTGGCGCAACGCCAGGTCCGCAGGATGCTTTTTTGGTTTTGAGGGGGATTAAAACCCTTCATTTAAGAATGAAAGCACATTGCGAAAACGGAGAACGGATTGCGCACTATTTAAAAACACATCCAAAAGTTGATAAAATCTATTGGCCGGGTTTTGAAGATCATCCTAATCATGACATTGCTAAAAAGCAGATGCGTGGTTTTGGCGGTATGATTTCGATTACTCTGAAAGGTGCTGACCTGGAAGAAACGTTCAGAATCTCCTCTAATTTTAAAGTATTTACCCTTGCCGAATCTTTAGGTGGGGTAGAATCATTGATTAATCACCCGGCTACCATGACACATGGCTCTATTCCGAAAGAGGAGAGAGAAAAAGTTGGTGTTACTGATAATTTACTTCGTTTAAGTGTTGGGGTAGAAGATATCGACGATCTTCTGGAAGATCTCGAAAGGGCATTGGCATAAAATTTCAACCGGGCATTATGATTAGTATTTGCCCGGTTTTTTATTTTTTTTGTAAAGCCAGTTCTATTCTAAAGTTAATGTTTGTCCGGCTTTACACTAAATCTTTTTTGTTGAAGTACCTGCTTCATTAAAATCTGCAAACAAAAAAGGATACCGTTTCAATCCGGTTTAGGTGGCTAATGTTGTGCTGCTATTTTCGTTTAAATAATTACTTATATGCAATTTCTGGAGCTGAAAAATTTTCTTGATAGCAAAGTTGAACAGTATAATCAACCTAATTTTATAGCAAACGATCCGGTTTGTATTCCGCATCTTTTCGAGAAAAAACAGGATATTGAAATTTCAGGTTTTTTTGCTGCGGTTTTGGCCTGGGGACAGCGGAAAACCATTATCAATAAGTGTAGGGAGTTGCTTAACCGGATGGATAATGCACCGCACGATTTTGTGCTCAACCATAGTGATGATGATTTAAAGCGTTTGCTGAGTTTTAAACACCGCACCTTTAACGATACAGATCTGCTCTATTTTATCTCGTTTTTTAAACATCATTATCAAAACTTTGATAGCCTGGAGCAGGCCTTTATTCCTCAACAAGATATTTATAGCACAGAATACCTGGAGGTTTCTTCAACAACGCGAAGTGTAGAAGTTTCTTCTGAAGTTTGTTATACTGCTGACCTTCATTTTACAATAGAGCAGGCACTGAACCATTTCAGGGCCTATTTTTTCTCGCTGGAAGATTTTCCACACCGTACCAAAAAACATATCTCTTCACCAAAGCAGAAATCAACCTGCAAGCGTTTAAATATGTTTTTGCGCTGGATGGTCAGGGCTGATGACAATGGGGTTGATTTTGGAATCTGGGATACCCTTAAGCCAAAAGAGCTGATCTGCCCCTGCGATGTACATGTAGACCGCGTAGGAAGGCTATTAGGATTAATTACCCGGAAACAGACCGATTGGTTAACAGCAGTTGAGTTAACTGAAAATTTAAAGCAGTTTGATCCCGAAGATCCTGTGAAATACGATTTTGCGTTGTTTGGCTTAGGTGTTGAAAAGGTATTTTAGGGATATATAAAATTGATTAAAGTCAAAAAAAATTCTTTTTTCAATTCTAATCTTCTTATACTTACCTAGTAATTCTACTGTTTTCAGTATAATTACAGTCTATCCCAATCGTTATCTCTATGCTTGCAGTTAATTTATCTGATGAAGATAGGTGGAAAAAATACAATAACTTTTCTCCTCTAGTCTCGATTTTTAAAAAAATTCATCCCCTTAATGCTGAAATCGAAAAACGCATTAATCAGCATACATTTCCGGTCAGTTATAAAAAAAATAAATACCTGGTCTCCCCGGTCGACCGTAATAAATTCCTTTTTTTAATTGTAAAAGGAGTAGTAAGGGGGTTTGTTAAAGATGGAAAGTCAGAAATTACCACCTGGATAGCCAAAGAGAACGAGGTGATTGGTACTATACGTAATCTGTGGGTAGAAGGTGATTCGGAAGAGTATCTTCAGGCTTTAGAGGATGTAGATTTAATTGCTATACCACATGTGTTATCGGAGTTTTTATACGAAAACTTTGCAGAGGCCAATATTGTGGGCAGAAAGATGATGGAGCTCTATTACCGTTCTGCCGAAGAACGCGCCTACCTTTGCCGCATTTCGTCGGCAGAGAAAAGGTATAAGCGTTTTCTGGTTTCTTTTCCAGGTTTAATCAACAGGGTTTCGTTAAAATATATCGCCTCATTTTTAGCCATCAGGTTAGAAACATTGAGCAGAATCAGGGCTAAAATTTAGCAACCTGCGAATCACCTATTTTTCTTATTCTTCTCCAATAAAAAGGGGTTAAAATGGCAGATCATTTTAACCCCTTTTTTGTCTCCAATTTTTTAGTTTTTCTGTTTGGCTGTATGATAAATAAGTCAAGTTGTTATATAGTTGTTGATTATTGTCAAAAAATCATCCAGGCTAACGGTAGTCGGATATGTAGGTGTAGGAAGTCAATTTCTTTTTTTGTTTACTTTGTATTATTGGAAAGACAGTTTTTGACAATTTAAGTACAGAAAATGCTATTCTTTTTAGCCCTTTTTGCTACTTGTAAGAGTGTGAAAAATAACATACTTTTGCCGCCCTCAAAAACAACGTTTTTTTATAGTGTCTATCTCTTCAAAAGTGTTTTATAATCAGCGTGTATGCGCTGATTTTGCTGCATTCCCTAAAGAGAAATTTTTATAAACAAACAAGCTTTTTAGGAAGATTTTGTGCTCATCGGATGAGACCAATTTTAAGCAGTAATAACCCTATTATCCCAATGGGCAGAATGAATAAACTTATACAACGCTTTTTTAATGATTTTCAGCAGGAAACCTGGTTTAAATTCATGGTTTTATCTGTGTTTTTGCTTATCTCTGTCTCGTCTGTTACTGCACAAACCTACAAAACGCATTATATCGCCCCTGCGCCTTGGCAATACTTTACTGTTGCTAACGAATTAATTGTTTCAACGGTAAGTACAACGCCAATTTCTGTCACTGTAAAAAAGAGCGATGGGAGCTTAATTACAACATTGAACAATGTTGTGGCAGGCAGTCCGGCAAAATACCGCTTTGCAGGTGCGGTTACCAGTTTTCCATACTTAAACCTAAATACCAATATTAATGCGGCTGGGCTTATTGTAGAAGGAACATCAGCAATCAGTGTAAATATCAGGAACGTAGCATCGGATCAAAGCAATGATGATTATATCAAAGGCAACTCTTCATTGTTCAGTTTTGGCGATGCAGCGATAGGTAATAAATTCAGAGTAGGGTATTACCGGAATGGAGAAATTTATACAAGCAATAACCCCAATTATAACACCAGGCAGCATAATGTGATTTATAGTGTTATGGCTATTGAAAATAATACAGTGGTGAGCATTAATGGTGTAGCTACTACCACATTAAATGCCGGCCAAAGTTATTTGTTTAATGCCAACATGGGGTCATTGGTGGAAACATCAGGGCCAGCAGTAATGAACACCAGTGCTCAATTTGATGCTCCAACTTACACTACTGAATGTTATGATAGTGCGAGTAATCCTGTGCCGCCTATAACGTCATTGGGGAATGAATACGTAGTAGTTAGGGGAGCTGGAAACAACATTGCAGAGCAAACCACAGTAATTGCGTCGGAAGCGAATACATCTATTACCGTTTACAATTTTAATACGGCAGGTGTTTTACAGAGCACCAATACCTATAATTTAGTTGCTGCCGGTAGTTTTGTTACTTTTCCGAATGGAATCGCCGGAGCTGGCAATATCAATGGACAAGACGGACAGGTATATTCTGCAAGCCGCATTGTAGCCAATAAAAATGTGGTGGCTTATTCAGGTACCGCACAAAAATGTGAAGTAGATGTGGCAACACTTGCTCCAATCTCTTCCTGTGGCGGATCGAAAAGAGTAGAGACGGTTAAATTTCGTGACTTAAACGAAACTAAGAATCTACCTTATTTCTCTTATATCATTTTACAAGATCCTACTGCGCCGGTTTTACTGTCAACAGATAATGGTTATACCAATAAAAATATCGAAACTATTGCTGGAGTTGGAATCAGAAGACAAATGGGATCGACCGGGCAATATATCATTGATTTTGATGACACAGAAATAGGCACACCAAATGTAATTACTTTAACCAGTACTGCCAGGTTAACGGTTAATATGGTTCAGCAGGGTGGGGGATTCTCGATGTCGAATTTTCTTTCGCCTTTTCCAGAAAAAGCGTTGAAACCGACTTTTACGCAAAGCGATTGTGCTTCGGCATTGTTAACTGCGGATCCTTCGAGTGTTGCTCCATTTCAATGGTATTTAGATGGAACAGCCATCTCCGGTGCTACCAGTAACACCTATGTAGCACCAGTTTCAGGAACATATACGGTTACATCGAAATTAGATTGCGGAATGAGTGCGCAATCTTTGCCTATTACTGTCGCCTTATGTAATGTTGATATAATTGCAGGTAAGACCGTTAGCGATTCTTCGCCCGGTATCGGAACAACGGTTGCTTTCACGGTAACGGTTAAAAATTCGAATGTTGCTTCAGGAACGGTTACTGGTACTGGTAATGCAATTGGAGTTTCAGCAGCAGATTTATTGCCTGCAGGATATACTTACGTTTCAAGTACATCCAGTACCGGAACTTCATATAATCCTTCTACCGGACTATGGTCGATAGGATCGATGGCAGCTGGTGAAACAAAAACATTAACCATCAACGCAAAGGTTGTTTCATCAAGCGCCACAAATGCCTATAAAAACACGGTTACAGTTACTGGGCCACAGAATGATCCGGTTTTAAGCAATAAT
Proteins encoded:
- a CDS encoding Crp/Fnr family transcriptional regulator; its protein translation is MLAVNLSDEDRWKKYNNFSPLVSIFKKIHPLNAEIEKRINQHTFPVSYKKNKYLVSPVDRNKFLFLIVKGVVRGFVKDGKSEITTWIAKENEVIGTIRNLWVEGDSEEYLQALEDVDLIAIPHVLSEFLYENFAEANIVGRKMMELYYRSAEERAYLCRISSAEKRYKRFLVSFPGLINRVSLKYIASFLAIRLETLSRIRAKI
- a CDS encoding cystathionine gamma-synthase, with protein sequence MKFATKAIHAGQEPDPTTGAVMTPIYQTSTYWQKSPGDNKGYEYSRGTNPTRKALEDCLAALENAKYGLAFSSGMGATDAVLKLLQPGDEVITGNDLYGGSYRIFTKIYTKYGIKFHFLDLSKPENMLPYINDKTKLVWIETPTNPTMQIIDIEGVAKITKEKNLILTVDNTFASPYLQNPIDLGADIVMHSVTKYIGGHSDVVMGALVTNDEQLYKDLWFIYNACGATPGPQDAFLVLRGIKTLHLRMKAHCENGERIAHYLKTHPKVDKIYWPGFEDHPNHDIAKKQMRGFGGMISITLKGADLEETFRISSNFKVFTLAESLGGVESLINHPATMTHGSIPKEEREKVGVTDNLLRLSVGVEDIDDLLEDLERALA
- a CDS encoding TIGR02757 family protein, producing MQFLELKNFLDSKVEQYNQPNFIANDPVCIPHLFEKKQDIEISGFFAAVLAWGQRKTIINKCRELLNRMDNAPHDFVLNHSDDDLKRLLSFKHRTFNDTDLLYFISFFKHHYQNFDSLEQAFIPQQDIYSTEYLEVSSTTRSVEVSSEVCYTADLHFTIEQALNHFRAYFFSLEDFPHRTKKHISSPKQKSTCKRLNMFLRWMVRADDNGVDFGIWDTLKPKELICPCDVHVDRVGRLLGLITRKQTDWLTAVELTENLKQFDPEDPVKYDFALFGLGVEKVF